The following are encoded together in the Xiphophorus hellerii strain 12219 chromosome 3, Xiphophorus_hellerii-4.1, whole genome shotgun sequence genome:
- the pde11al gene encoding dual 3',5'-cyclic-AMP and -GMP phosphodiesterase 11A isoform X1: protein MSTVSWLYPSRFFTRSKTPTFALFLSAVIMTAFDFTDVEAFLDSHPDLFEEYLVRRAKCDQVSRWLKEHQPSKVSASEERRAAAAATDPLWPSSADGLRRRSSHMELRRNFARSKATTAHRTYDEHVSLSEHESQSSMRRRALLRKASSLPPTTAHILSALLESRVNVPQYASSAIDYKYRLKETNEREFFLELVKDISNELDLTNLSYKILINVCILVDADRCSLFLVEGPAHKRTLVSKFFDVHSGTTVRPSSSTLNSNEVQVPWGKGIIGYVAEHGETVNISNAYEDHRFSDEIDKLTGYKTQTILCMAICNSDGDVIGVVQAINKNPMGTPFTEDDEKVLQMYLPFCGISISNAKLFSESRKEYERSRALLEVVNDLFEEQTDLEKIVRKIMQRALTLLQCERCSVLLLEDIDSPVVKFSKTFELMSPLCNMDRDISMEKLSCSDWLINNSIAELVASTGLPVNISDVCQDPRFDAEADQASGFHIRSVLCVPIWNRTHQIIGVAQILNRLDRKTFDDADQRLFEAFVIFCGLGINNTMMYNQVKKTWAKQSVALDMLSYHATCSKVEVDRLKAAKIPLSSELGIDEFHFNDFSLDNDAMITASLRMFLELGVVQKFKIDYEVLCRWLLTVRKNYRTVAYHNWRHAFNVSQCMFVMITSGTFQDVLSDAEILALMVGCLCHDLDHRGTNNAFQAKTGSALALLYGTSATLEHHHFNHAVMILQSEGHNIFANLSSKEYSNMMQLLKQAILSTDLTLHFERRTKFFEHVLSGEFSWAVEEHREVLRSMLMTACDLGAVTRPWEVSKQVAELVTSEFFEQGDRERSELKLTPAAIFDRNRKDELPALQLEWIDGICKPLYQALLKLNRKLKPMVDGINGNREKWQELCLSDQQTRRASVSSQNTDPGQNTEFSDDAETNELLEKAGKTAQIKNTEFGSKSDCREVLRCRANKETSHDTGNNKTVPGKK, encoded by the exons ATGAGTACAGTTTCTTGGCTGTATCCGTCTCGTTTCTTTACTCGCTCAAAAACTCCTACTTTTGCactctttctttctgctgtcaTCATGACAGCCTTCGACTTCACGGATGTAGAGGCGTTTTTGGACAGCCACCCGGATCTGTTCGAGGAGTATCTGGTACGGAGAGCCAAATGCGATCAGGTGAGCAGGTGGCTGAAGGAGCACCAGCCGTCCAAAGTCTCCGCATCCGAGGAGAGgcgcgccgccgccgccgccacgGACCCGCTCTGGCCAAGCAGCGCCGATGGACTCCGGCGCAGGTCGTCTCACATGGAGCTGCGGCGAAACTTCGCCCGCTCCAAAGCCACAACCGCGCACCGCACATACGACGAGCATGTGAGCCTGAGCGAGCACGAGTCCCAGTCGAGCATGAGGCGCCGTGCGCTCCTGCGCAAAGCCAGCTCGCTACCTCCGACCACCGCGCACATCCTGAGCGCACTGCTGGAGTCCAGAGTCAACGTCCCCCAGTACGCGTCCAGCGCCATCGACTACAAATACAGACTCAAAGAGACCAACGAGAGGGAGTTCTTCCTGGAGCTGGTGAAGGACATCTCCAACGAACTGGACCTGACGAACCTGAGCTATAAAATCCTGATCAACGTGTGCATCTTGGTGGATGCGGACAGGTGCTCGCTCTTTCTCGTGGAGGGACCCGCTCACAAGAGGACGCTGGTGTCAAAGTTCTTTGATGTGCACTCAGGCACCACGGTCAGACCCTCATCCAGCACTCTGAACTCCAATGAAGTGCAAGTGCCGTGGGGAAAAGGGATTATTGGCTATGTGGCAGAGCATGGAGAGACCGTCAACATCTCTAATGCATACGAG GACCACCGCTTCAGCGACGAGATTGACAAGTTAACCGGCTACAAGACTCAGACCATCCTCTGCATGGCCATCTGCAACAGTGATGGAGACGTCATTGGTGTTGTGCAAGCTATTAACAAAAATCCCATGGGCACCCCTTTTACAGAGGACGATGAAAAG GTGTTACAGATGTATCTGCCCTTCTGTGGAATATCGATTTCCAATGCAAAGCTGTTTTCGGAGTCTCGCAAGGAGTATGAGCGGAGCAGG GCCTTGTTGGAGGTGGTCAATGACCTGTTTGAGGAGCAGACCGACCTGGAGAAGATCGTCAGGAAGATCATGCAGAGAGCGCTGACGttgctgcagtgtgaacgctgCTCGGTACTTCTCCTAGAGGATATCGACTCACCC GTGGTGAAGTTCTCCAAGACATTTGAACTGATGTCTCCTTTGTGCAACATGGACAGAGACATCAG CATGGAGAAGTTATCCTGCTCTGACTGGCTCATCAACAACAGCATCGCTGAGCTGGTTGCTTCCACGGGGCTGCCTGTTAACATCAGCGACGTTTGTCAGGATCCACGCTTTGATGCTGAG GCAGATCAGGCATCGGGTTTTCACATCCGGTCTGTGTTATGTGTCCCGATCTGGAACAGAACTCACCAGATAATCG GGGTTGCACAAATCCTGAACCGCCTGGACAGGAAGACATTTGATGATGCAGATCAGAGACTGTTTGAG GCATTTGTGATATTCTGTGGACTTGGAATCAACAATACCATGATGTACAATCAAGTTAAGAAGACCTGGGCCAAGCAGTCTGTAGCATTGGAT ATGTTGTCTTACCATGCCACCTGCTCCAAAGTAGAAGTTGACAGACTGAAG GCTGCAAAGATTCCCCTGAGCAGTGAGCTGGGCATTGATGAGTTCCACTTCAATGATTTTTCGCTGGACAATGATGCGATGATCACTGCGTCACTCAGGATGTTTCTGGAACTCGGCGTggttcaaaagtttaaaattgaCTATGAA GTTTTGTGTCGCTGGCTGCTCACAGTGAGGAAGAACTATCGAACTGTGGCGTATCACAACTGGAGGCATGCCTTCAATGTGTCACAGTGCATGTTTGTCATGATCACA TCCGGCACTTTCCAGGATGTGCTGTCAGATGCGGAGATTCTGGCCCTGATGGTCGGCTGCTTGTGCCACGACTTGGACCATCGAGGCACAAACAATGCATTTCAAGCCAA GACCGGTTCTGCTTTGGCCCTGCTCTATGGGACGTCGGCAACCCTGGAGCATCATCACTTCAACCATGCTGTCATGATCCTGCAGAGCGAG ggACACAATATCTTTGCCAACCTCAGCTCTAAAGAGTACAGCAACATGATGCAACTATTAAAACAGGCGATTCTCTCCACAGACCTTACCTTGCACTTTGA gcGCAGAACCAAGTTCTTTGAGCATGTTTTGTCAGGAGAATTCAGCTGGGCGGTGGAAGAACACAGAGAAGTCCTCAG ATCCATGCTGATGACTGCATGTGATTTGGGTGCTGTCACTCGTCCTTGGGAGGTATCAAAACAG GTTGCCGAGTTGGTAACGAGCGAGTTCTTTGAGCAAGGTGACAGGGAGCGGTCGGAGCTGAAGCTAACACCAGCA GCCATCTTTGACCGTAATCGCAAAGATGAACTGCCTGCCTTACAGCTTGAATGGATTGATGGGATCTGCAAGCCACTTTATCAG GCGCTGCTGAAGTTGAACAGGAAGTTAAAGCCGATGGTGGATGGAATAAATGGGAACAGAGAGAAGTGGCAGGAACTCTGCTTGTCCGATCAACAGACAAGAAGAGCCTCAGTCTCCAGCCAGAATACTGACCCGGGTCAGAATACTGAGTTCAGTGACGACGCAGAAACCAACGAGCTACTAGAGAAAGCAGGGAAAACTGCCCAGATTAAAAATACAGAGTTTGGGTCAAAATCTGATTGCCGAGAGGTATTGAGGTGCAGAGCAAACAAAGAGACCAGTCATGACacaggaaacaacaaaacagtccCTGGAAAGAAGTAA
- the pde11al gene encoding dual 3',5'-cyclic-AMP and -GMP phosphodiesterase 11A isoform X2 has product MSTVSWLYPSRFFTRSKTPTFALFLSAVIMTAFDFTDVEAFLDSHPDLFEEYLVRRAKCDQVSRWLKEHQPSKVSASEERRAAAAATDPLWPSSADGLRRRSSHMELRRNFARSKATTAHRTYDEHVSLSEHESQSSMRRRALLRKASSLPPTTAHILSALLESRVNVPQYASSAIDYKYRLKETNEREFFLELVKDISNELDLTNLSYKILINVCILVDADRCSLFLVEGPAHKRTLVSKFFDVHSGTTVRPSSSTLNSNEVQVPWGKGIIGYVAEHGETVNISNAYEDHRFSDEIDKLTGYKTQTILCMAICNSDGDVIGVVQAINKNPMGTPFTEDDEKVLQMYLPFCGISISNAKLFSESRKEYERSRALLEVVNDLFEEQTDLEKIVRKIMQRALTLLQCERCSVLLLEDIDSPVVKFSKTFELMSPLCNMDRDISMEKLSCSDWLINNSIAELVASTGLPVNISDVCQDPRFDAEADQASGFHIRSVLCVPIWNRTHQIIGVAQILNRLDRKTFDDADQRLFEAFVIFCGLGINNTMMYNQVKKTWAKQSVALDMLSYHATCSKVEVDRLKAAKIPLSSELGIDEFHFNDFSLDNDAMITASLRMFLELGVVQKFKIDYEVLCRWLLTVRKNYRTVAYHNWRHAFNVSQCMFVMITSGTFQDVLSDAEILALMVGCLCHDLDHRGTNNAFQAKTGSALALLYGTSATLEHHHFNHAVMILQSEGHNIFANLSSKEYSNMMQLLKQAILSTDLTLHFERRTKFFEHVLSGEFSWAVEEHREVLRSMLMTACDLGAVTRPWEVAELVTSEFFEQGDRERSELKLTPAAIFDRNRKDELPALQLEWIDGICKPLYQALLKLNRKLKPMVDGINGNREKWQELCLSDQQTRRASVSSQNTDPGQNTEFSDDAETNELLEKAGKTAQIKNTEFGSKSDCREVLRCRANKETSHDTGNNKTVPGKK; this is encoded by the exons ATGAGTACAGTTTCTTGGCTGTATCCGTCTCGTTTCTTTACTCGCTCAAAAACTCCTACTTTTGCactctttctttctgctgtcaTCATGACAGCCTTCGACTTCACGGATGTAGAGGCGTTTTTGGACAGCCACCCGGATCTGTTCGAGGAGTATCTGGTACGGAGAGCCAAATGCGATCAGGTGAGCAGGTGGCTGAAGGAGCACCAGCCGTCCAAAGTCTCCGCATCCGAGGAGAGgcgcgccgccgccgccgccacgGACCCGCTCTGGCCAAGCAGCGCCGATGGACTCCGGCGCAGGTCGTCTCACATGGAGCTGCGGCGAAACTTCGCCCGCTCCAAAGCCACAACCGCGCACCGCACATACGACGAGCATGTGAGCCTGAGCGAGCACGAGTCCCAGTCGAGCATGAGGCGCCGTGCGCTCCTGCGCAAAGCCAGCTCGCTACCTCCGACCACCGCGCACATCCTGAGCGCACTGCTGGAGTCCAGAGTCAACGTCCCCCAGTACGCGTCCAGCGCCATCGACTACAAATACAGACTCAAAGAGACCAACGAGAGGGAGTTCTTCCTGGAGCTGGTGAAGGACATCTCCAACGAACTGGACCTGACGAACCTGAGCTATAAAATCCTGATCAACGTGTGCATCTTGGTGGATGCGGACAGGTGCTCGCTCTTTCTCGTGGAGGGACCCGCTCACAAGAGGACGCTGGTGTCAAAGTTCTTTGATGTGCACTCAGGCACCACGGTCAGACCCTCATCCAGCACTCTGAACTCCAATGAAGTGCAAGTGCCGTGGGGAAAAGGGATTATTGGCTATGTGGCAGAGCATGGAGAGACCGTCAACATCTCTAATGCATACGAG GACCACCGCTTCAGCGACGAGATTGACAAGTTAACCGGCTACAAGACTCAGACCATCCTCTGCATGGCCATCTGCAACAGTGATGGAGACGTCATTGGTGTTGTGCAAGCTATTAACAAAAATCCCATGGGCACCCCTTTTACAGAGGACGATGAAAAG GTGTTACAGATGTATCTGCCCTTCTGTGGAATATCGATTTCCAATGCAAAGCTGTTTTCGGAGTCTCGCAAGGAGTATGAGCGGAGCAGG GCCTTGTTGGAGGTGGTCAATGACCTGTTTGAGGAGCAGACCGACCTGGAGAAGATCGTCAGGAAGATCATGCAGAGAGCGCTGACGttgctgcagtgtgaacgctgCTCGGTACTTCTCCTAGAGGATATCGACTCACCC GTGGTGAAGTTCTCCAAGACATTTGAACTGATGTCTCCTTTGTGCAACATGGACAGAGACATCAG CATGGAGAAGTTATCCTGCTCTGACTGGCTCATCAACAACAGCATCGCTGAGCTGGTTGCTTCCACGGGGCTGCCTGTTAACATCAGCGACGTTTGTCAGGATCCACGCTTTGATGCTGAG GCAGATCAGGCATCGGGTTTTCACATCCGGTCTGTGTTATGTGTCCCGATCTGGAACAGAACTCACCAGATAATCG GGGTTGCACAAATCCTGAACCGCCTGGACAGGAAGACATTTGATGATGCAGATCAGAGACTGTTTGAG GCATTTGTGATATTCTGTGGACTTGGAATCAACAATACCATGATGTACAATCAAGTTAAGAAGACCTGGGCCAAGCAGTCTGTAGCATTGGAT ATGTTGTCTTACCATGCCACCTGCTCCAAAGTAGAAGTTGACAGACTGAAG GCTGCAAAGATTCCCCTGAGCAGTGAGCTGGGCATTGATGAGTTCCACTTCAATGATTTTTCGCTGGACAATGATGCGATGATCACTGCGTCACTCAGGATGTTTCTGGAACTCGGCGTggttcaaaagtttaaaattgaCTATGAA GTTTTGTGTCGCTGGCTGCTCACAGTGAGGAAGAACTATCGAACTGTGGCGTATCACAACTGGAGGCATGCCTTCAATGTGTCACAGTGCATGTTTGTCATGATCACA TCCGGCACTTTCCAGGATGTGCTGTCAGATGCGGAGATTCTGGCCCTGATGGTCGGCTGCTTGTGCCACGACTTGGACCATCGAGGCACAAACAATGCATTTCAAGCCAA GACCGGTTCTGCTTTGGCCCTGCTCTATGGGACGTCGGCAACCCTGGAGCATCATCACTTCAACCATGCTGTCATGATCCTGCAGAGCGAG ggACACAATATCTTTGCCAACCTCAGCTCTAAAGAGTACAGCAACATGATGCAACTATTAAAACAGGCGATTCTCTCCACAGACCTTACCTTGCACTTTGA gcGCAGAACCAAGTTCTTTGAGCATGTTTTGTCAGGAGAATTCAGCTGGGCGGTGGAAGAACACAGAGAAGTCCTCAG ATCCATGCTGATGACTGCATGTGATTTGGGTGCTGTCACTCGTCCTTGGGAG GTTGCCGAGTTGGTAACGAGCGAGTTCTTTGAGCAAGGTGACAGGGAGCGGTCGGAGCTGAAGCTAACACCAGCA GCCATCTTTGACCGTAATCGCAAAGATGAACTGCCTGCCTTACAGCTTGAATGGATTGATGGGATCTGCAAGCCACTTTATCAG GCGCTGCTGAAGTTGAACAGGAAGTTAAAGCCGATGGTGGATGGAATAAATGGGAACAGAGAGAAGTGGCAGGAACTCTGCTTGTCCGATCAACAGACAAGAAGAGCCTCAGTCTCCAGCCAGAATACTGACCCGGGTCAGAATACTGAGTTCAGTGACGACGCAGAAACCAACGAGCTACTAGAGAAAGCAGGGAAAACTGCCCAGATTAAAAATACAGAGTTTGGGTCAAAATCTGATTGCCGAGAGGTATTGAGGTGCAGAGCAAACAAAGAGACCAGTCATGACacaggaaacaacaaaacagtccCTGGAAAGAAGTAA
- the spmip4 gene encoding uncharacterized protein C7orf31 homolog gives MEPKSSADFSGVPAWGYGGTIPAPVSTQPCHASTIRKKSNVRLNDQLIPKPTDINLFERMTKTTTLKEHPYSSHISRFAMFPSFLSPDDPERGVRAASQRFTNPLIPNKPPDVTLLSKTIGGPYRHEILENPFKSRKMDVSWKGENEFLDHSKPAKGETQIFYPAPPKTILPNPKLRHWDLSLSERTSNILRNLERKLWITSYQMDFTGSGPANPLKTDDFKEKISSLTGINSHSAPLRELSCPVFVPSKPKGGHRRRLQTKRSDSPNFAGLQMSNVNQSTTPSYIYQKQPQELMANYNKVTDMSQMGYSQSEPETGLIDVQHTDPSLEILQQRAVDHGRERENRKIRFNESLMQESESKSSEGASVHLSNTQQFNLSRESSFQREAKVKTETNSMEELQKEDPQIKKQPLRVGNPLRSELHNALSSKGDDKTNGSELLSSLPNVSILPRRSVFLGIPTNTFETAGKTGTNLTLLDLQNSFSKSEAHQRFNNSITHAAVDLRDNVVTGKRHNFYGINCNHIHG, from the exons ATGGAGCCAAAGTCTTCTGCTGATTTCAGTGGAGTTCCTGCCTGGGGGTATGGAGGAACGATACCTGC accCGTCAGCACTCAACCGTGCCACGCCAGCactatcagaaaaaaaagcaacgtTCGCCTCAATGACCAACT cataCCAAAACCAACTGATATAAATTTATT CGAGAGAATGACAAAGACTACTACGCTGAAAGAGCATCCTTATTCATCGCACATTTCTCGGTTTGCCATGTTCCCCTCGTTCCTCTCCCCGGATGACCCGGAGAGGGGAGTCAGAGCGGCTTCACAGAGATTCACAAACCCTCTCATTCCAAACAAACCTCCTGATGTCACTTTGCTCAGCAAAACTATAG GAGGTCCATACCGACATGAAATCTTGGAAAACCCATTTAAATCCAGGAAAATGGACGTTTCAtggaaaggagaaaatgaattTTTGGAT CATTCAAAACCGGCAAAAGGGGAGACACAGATTTTCTACCCAGCTCCTCCGAAAACAATACTGCCCAACCCAAAACTCCGACACTGGGATCTGTCATTATCAGAGCGCACAAGCAACATTCTGAGAAACCTGGAGAGGAAACTCTGGATCACGTCTTACCAGATGGACTTTACTG GATCAGGGCCTGCAAACCCTTTAAAGACCGATGATTTTAAGGAGAAAATAAGTTCTCTCACTGGGATTAATTCACACTCCGCACCTCTG agaGAATTGTCCTGTCCTGTGTTTGTTCCATCAAAACCCAAAGGAGGACATAGACGAAGACTGCAGACAAAACGGAGTGACAGCCCCAATTTTGCTGGTCTCCAAATGTCAAATGTAAATCAAAGCACTACTCCATCTTACATATACCAAAAACAGCCCCAGGAGCTTATGGCTAATTATAACAAAGTGACAGATATGAGCCAAATGGGTTACAGTCAATCAGAGCCTGAAACTGGCTTAATAGATGTGCAGCATACTGATCCATCCCTAGAGATCTTACAGCAAAGGGCTGTTGATCATGGCAGAGAAAGGGAAAACCGCAAAATTCGATTCAACGAAAGTCTAATGCAAGAATCTGAATCAAAAAGCAGCGAAGGTGCTTCTGTTCACCTCTCAAATACACAACAATTTAACCTGAGCAGAGAGTCTTCTTTCCAACGAGAGGCAAAAGTAAAGACAGAGACAAACTCaatggaggagctgcaaaaaGAAGATCCACAAATCAAAAAGCAGCCTCTCAGAGTTGGAAATCCACTCAGGTCTGAATTACACAATGCATTATCAAGTAAAGGGGACGATAAGACAAATGGCAGTGAGCTGCTAAGCTCTCTTCCTAATGTCTCTATCCTGCCGCGGCGTTCTGTCTTTTTGGGTATTCCTACAAACACCTTTGAGACTGCAGGTAAGACAGGCACAAACCTCACCCTTCTAGACCTCCAAAACTCATTCAGTAAGTCGGAGGCACATCAAAGATTCAACAACTCCATCACACATGCTGCTGTGGACCTGAGGGACAATGTAGTCACTGGGAAAAGACACAACTTTTATGGGATTAACTGCAACCATATCCATGGGTGA